In one Sphingobium sp. MI1205 genomic region, the following are encoded:
- a CDS encoding CmpA/NrtA family ABC transporter substrate-binding protein produces MTTSLRIAYLPLTDSAVLAVAREKGFAEEEGIALDLVRTVSWATLRDRLIFGQVQGAHMLAPLAIAVTLGLSQQPAPLAAPYKLNVNGNMLVMAREFAQALEPDIAARLDDPLGTAHDFATAIGLWKRKPVIGVVHRFSSHAIMLRYWLASAGVDPDRDVLLRVVPPSLTVEAMRAGEIDGFIAGEPWGSAAVDADLAEAVAIGERIWRRGVEKVLAFRTPWLEENPQAVDALIRALVRAAAWCDERENHEALAHLLSQPHFVDQPADLIARALSGRIVARTGMPPLDMPDFMLFSREATPFPWRSQALWLYSQLVRWKMVEHTPENAAKAASVFRPDIFRRALAESNVPIPGASMKVEGAVGQPLAVGSKRGELTLGPDRFFDGRVFDPERFDDFLASF; encoded by the coding sequence GTGACGACATCGCTGCGTATCGCCTATCTGCCGCTGACCGATTCCGCCGTGCTGGCGGTGGCGCGGGAAAAGGGCTTTGCGGAGGAAGAGGGGATTGCCCTCGACCTCGTCCGAACGGTCAGCTGGGCCACCTTGCGCGACCGGTTGATCTTCGGTCAGGTGCAGGGCGCGCACATGCTCGCCCCGCTCGCCATCGCGGTGACGCTGGGTTTGAGCCAGCAGCCCGCGCCCCTCGCCGCGCCCTACAAGCTCAACGTCAACGGCAATATGCTGGTGATGGCGCGGGAGTTCGCGCAGGCGCTTGAGCCGGATATCGCAGCCCGGCTCGACGATCCGCTGGGCACCGCGCATGATTTCGCGACGGCCATCGGCCTTTGGAAGCGCAAGCCGGTGATCGGGGTCGTCCATCGCTTTTCCAGTCACGCCATCATGCTGCGCTACTGGCTGGCGAGCGCGGGCGTTGATCCTGATCGCGATGTGCTGTTGCGCGTCGTGCCGCCGTCCCTGACGGTCGAGGCGATGCGGGCGGGGGAAATTGACGGCTTTATCGCAGGAGAGCCATGGGGCAGCGCGGCAGTCGATGCTGACCTTGCCGAAGCTGTGGCGATCGGCGAACGCATCTGGCGGCGCGGCGTCGAAAAGGTGCTGGCGTTCCGCACGCCATGGCTGGAAGAAAATCCGCAGGCGGTCGATGCCCTGATCCGCGCGTTGGTGCGCGCCGCCGCCTGGTGCGACGAGCGGGAAAATCACGAGGCGCTGGCGCACCTCCTGTCCCAACCCCATTTCGTCGATCAGCCCGCAGACCTTATTGCACGTGCATTATCGGGCCGCATCGTCGCTCGAACCGGCATGCCACCGCTCGATATGCCGGACTTCATGCTCTTTTCGCGGGAGGCCACGCCATTCCCCTGGCGCAGTCAGGCACTCTGGCTCTATTCTCAGCTGGTCCGCTGGAAAATGGTCGAGCACACGCCCGAAAATGCCGCCAAGGCCGCATCGGTTTTCCGCCCCGACATTTTCCGCCGCGCGCTGGCCGAGAGCAATGTGCCGATTCCAGGCGCCAGCATGAAGGTGGAAGGTGCCGTGGGCCAGCCGCTGGCCGTGGGATCCAAACGCGGCGAGCTTACGCTTGGGCCGGACCGGTTTTTTGACGGCCGCGTGTTCGACCCCGAACGGTTCGATGATTTTCTCGCGAGTTTCTAA
- a CDS encoding ANTAR domain-containing response regulator: MRIVIIDDSGLRATVLEDGLREAGYDDIHIVPPRGGFVARLERMAPDVVLMDLGSPSRDTLEEMLSVSRALARPIAMFVDQSDEAMIGAAIDAGVSAYVVDGLRKERVKPVLELAVRRFNAFARLQSELDDARTALSDRKIIDRAKSILMSQRGLTEPDAYALLRSSAMNQGKKIVDVAQALITASDLLGGGL, encoded by the coding sequence ATGCGAATCGTCATCATCGATGACAGCGGCCTGCGTGCGACGGTTCTGGAAGATGGACTGCGCGAGGCAGGCTATGACGATATCCATATCGTTCCCCCGCGTGGCGGCTTCGTCGCGCGGCTCGAACGCATGGCGCCCGACGTCGTGCTGATGGACCTGGGTAGCCCCAGCCGCGACACGCTGGAGGAAATGCTGTCGGTCAGCCGTGCGCTGGCGCGTCCGATCGCTATGTTTGTCGATCAATCCGACGAAGCGATGATCGGGGCGGCGATCGACGCGGGCGTGTCCGCTTATGTGGTCGATGGCCTGCGCAAGGAGCGGGTGAAGCCGGTGCTGGAACTGGCAGTACGGCGGTTCAACGCCTTTGCGCGTCTCCAGAGCGAGCTTGATGATGCGCGCACCGCGCTGTCCGACCGCAAGATCATCGACCGCGCAAAATCCATCCTGATGAGCCAGCGCGGCCTGACGGAACCGGATGCTTACGCATTGTTGCGGTCGAGCGCGATGAATCAGGGGAAGAAGATAGTGGATGTTGCTCAGGCACTGATAACAGCCAGCGATTTGTTGGGAGGTGGCCTGTGA
- a CDS encoding ABC-F family ATP-binding cassette domain-containing protein, protein MPAIILSHLSRSAPDGTAVLSDLDFRFTSERIGLVGRNGVGKSTLLALIAGRLKAGGGNIQTGGTVAELRQTVQVRPGDTIADLFCVRHAIALLAKAESGLADMDELAACDWRLPTRIEEALAEVGLTATPETRLDQLSGGQRTRAALAGSVFAQPDFLLFDEPTNNLDAEGCTALMALLRRWRAGAIVVSHDRTLLEEMDAIAELTSLGISRHGGNYSSWQARKAIELAAAEQDLAHAERQMREIAKRTQVAAERKQRRDAAGARKGAKGDMPRILIGMRKDRAEGSGGEAARLAERLRRDAVQAAEAARERIELVESLTVALPPTGVLPGRRIVTLDKVTAGHATDNPVLRDLSLTITGPERVAITGPNGAGKSTLLHVMAGTLLPLAGRVDRVAACALLDQRVDLLDPRASMADNFARLHPQASHNEVRAALARFRFRADLALQRAGHLSGGQLLRAGLACVLGGATAPPLLMLDEPTNHLDLDSIAAIEQGLLGYDGALIVVSHDHAFLRAIGIDREFALANAPQTCPPDRPA, encoded by the coding sequence ATGCCTGCCATCATTCTCTCTCATCTCAGCCGGTCTGCGCCTGACGGAACAGCCGTCCTTTCGGACCTCGATTTTCGTTTCACATCCGAGCGGATCGGCCTTGTCGGGCGCAACGGCGTCGGCAAATCGACGCTGCTTGCACTCATCGCTGGTCGGCTGAAAGCGGGCGGCGGAAATATCCAGACCGGCGGCACCGTGGCAGAGCTGCGCCAGACGGTGCAGGTCAGGCCCGGCGATACAATCGCTGACCTTTTCTGCGTCCGACACGCCATTGCGCTTCTTGCCAAGGCCGAAAGCGGTTTGGCGGACATGGACGAGCTGGCAGCATGCGACTGGAGGCTGCCCACCCGGATCGAAGAAGCCCTTGCCGAGGTCGGCTTGACCGCTACCCCGGAAACGCGTCTCGACCAGTTGTCGGGGGGGCAGCGGACCCGGGCGGCGCTCGCCGGCTCGGTCTTTGCCCAGCCCGACTTCCTGCTGTTTGACGAACCCACCAACAATCTGGACGCAGAGGGCTGCACGGCGCTCATGGCGCTGCTCAGGCGCTGGCGCGCGGGCGCCATCGTCGTCAGTCATGACCGCACCCTGCTTGAGGAGATGGACGCGATCGCGGAGCTGACCAGCCTGGGGATCAGCCGCCACGGCGGCAACTATTCTTCATGGCAGGCGCGCAAGGCCATCGAACTCGCCGCTGCCGAGCAGGATCTTGCCCATGCCGAACGGCAAATGAGAGAAATCGCCAAGCGGACCCAGGTTGCCGCCGAACGCAAGCAGCGGCGCGATGCGGCCGGGGCACGCAAGGGAGCAAAGGGCGACATGCCGCGCATCCTGATCGGCATGCGAAAGGATCGCGCGGAGGGTTCAGGCGGCGAAGCGGCTCGTCTTGCCGAACGCCTCCGCCGCGACGCGGTGCAGGCGGCGGAGGCCGCGCGCGAACGGATCGAACTTGTCGAAAGCCTGACCGTCGCATTGCCACCCACCGGCGTGCTGCCGGGCCGACGCATCGTGACGCTCGACAAGGTCACGGCAGGTCATGCCACGGATAATCCGGTGTTGCGCGACCTGTCACTCACCATCACCGGACCCGAGCGGGTCGCCATTACCGGCCCCAACGGCGCTGGCAAATCGACGCTGCTGCATGTCATGGCGGGCACGCTGCTCCCGCTCGCCGGTCGTGTTGATCGGGTCGCTGCCTGCGCCTTGCTCGATCAGCGCGTGGACCTGCTCGATCCACGCGCCAGCATGGCCGACAATTTCGCGCGGCTGCATCCGCAGGCCAGCCATAATGAGGTGCGAGCGGCGCTGGCCCGTTTTCGGTTTCGCGCGGACCTTGCATTACAACGGGCCGGGCATCTGAGCGGCGGACAATTGTTGCGCGCCGGCCTCGCCTGCGTACTCGGGGGCGCTACGGCGCCGCCCCTGTTGATGTTGGATGAGCCGACCAACCATCTCGATCTCGATAGTATCGCGGCGATCGAGCAGGGACTGCTGGGCTATGACGGCGCGCTGATTGTCGTCAGCCATGACCACGCCTTCCTGCGCGCCATCGGC